In Polaromonas sp. JS666, one genomic interval encodes:
- a CDS encoding AAA family ATPase: MNAAPGLEADGTPPEGGRPMGEAAALVNSLSRALQAELIETHISWVLLAGDTAYKIKKPVRLAFVDYGDLAARRHFCEEEVRLNQRLAPSLYLGVTRITGAPGAPVLDGSGPVLEYAVRMRRFAPGALFSEQLASDTLRADDIDRLATLLAGFHAGAPRVDATSDFASPERRRASALAALEGVRPLASEDVFAALRAWLEAGADALTALWTSRKAEGRVRECHGDLHLANVVTHDGGVVAFDCIEFDPALRWVDVLDDVTFAVMDLDARGRRDLAFRLLNGWLDRTGDHGGLPALRFSLVYRALVRAQVEHLRRANSTEAQRYLQAAVGWTRPGDVRLFITHGLPGSGKTFASQQLLEQQGAIRLRSDVERKRLFGLGMLDDSRAQGLNLYDADATARTYKHLFETARTALQAGYPVILDAAFLRRAERAQALALARSLSVPFAIIDCKAALPVLRARLLGRRGDPSEADTAVLERLRAVAEPLASDELAFVQAMPGDGVP, encoded by the coding sequence GTGAACGCCGCGCCCGGTCTGGAAGCTGACGGCACCCCGCCTGAGGGCGGCAGGCCCATGGGAGAAGCTGCCGCGCTGGTCAACAGCCTGTCCAGGGCATTGCAGGCGGAGCTGATCGAAACCCACATCTCATGGGTGCTGCTGGCCGGCGACACCGCCTACAAGATCAAGAAACCGGTGCGGCTGGCCTTTGTGGATTACGGCGACCTGGCGGCGCGGCGTCATTTCTGTGAAGAGGAAGTGCGGCTGAACCAGCGGCTGGCGCCGTCGCTGTACCTGGGGGTCACGCGTATCACCGGCGCGCCCGGGGCGCCCGTCCTGGACGGCTCCGGGCCCGTGCTGGAGTACGCGGTGCGCATGCGGCGCTTCGCGCCGGGTGCACTGTTCAGCGAGCAGCTCGCCTCGGACACGCTGCGTGCCGACGACATCGATCGGCTGGCCACCCTGCTCGCCGGGTTTCATGCGGGTGCGCCGCGGGTTGACGCAACGAGCGATTTCGCCAGCCCCGAACGGCGGCGCGCCAGCGCGCTGGCGGCACTCGAAGGCGTGCGGCCGCTGGCGAGCGAGGACGTGTTCGCCGCGCTCCGGGCCTGGCTCGAAGCCGGAGCTGACGCGCTGACAGCCTTGTGGACCTCCCGCAAGGCGGAGGGCCGCGTACGCGAATGCCATGGCGACCTGCATCTGGCCAATGTGGTCACGCACGATGGCGGCGTGGTGGCCTTTGACTGCATCGAGTTTGACCCGGCACTGCGCTGGGTTGATGTGCTCGACGACGTAACCTTCGCCGTGATGGACCTCGACGCCCGCGGCCGCCGCGACCTCGCCTTTCGCCTGCTTAACGGCTGGCTCGACCGCACCGGCGACCATGGCGGCCTGCCCGCGCTGCGGTTTTCGCTCGTCTATCGCGCGCTGGTGCGGGCGCAGGTGGAACACCTGCGCCGGGCCAACAGCACCGAGGCGCAACGCTACCTGCAGGCGGCCGTTGGCTGGACACGGCCGGGTGACGTGCGGCTATTCATCACCCATGGCCTGCCGGGTTCCGGGAAAACCTTCGCATCACAGCAGTTGCTGGAGCAGCAGGGAGCGATCCGGCTGCGCTCGGACGTAGAGCGCAAGCGCCTGTTCGGGCTCGGCATGCTCGATGATTCGCGCGCGCAGGGACTGAACCTGTACGACGCCGACGCCACCGCGCGCACTTACAAACATCTGTTCGAGACGGCGCGCACCGCGCTGCAGGCAGGCTACCCAGTGATCCTCGATGCGGCGTTCCTGCGCCGTGCGGAACGGGCCCAGGCCCTGGCGCTGGCGCGTTCGCTCAGCGTGCCCTTCGCCATCATCGATTGCAAGGCGGCGCTGCCGGTGCTGCGCGCGCGCCTGCTGGGCCGCCGGGGGGACCCGTCCGAGGCAGACACCGCCGTGCTGGAGCGCCTGCGCGCGGTTGCCGAACCGCTCGCCAGCGACGAGCTTGCCTTTGTCCAGGCCATGCCCGGGGACGGGGTCCCGTGA
- a CDS encoding DUF6629 family protein produces the protein MCFSATASFAVGTYLLGVGTLTLKQPRHPRELAFAAIPLLFAVQQLSEGILWLTFEPAIPWLNEAMTQVYSFMSHVLWPIYVPVAVLLIEPPGPRRRALLALVGIGVAVGAFLLYHLVDYPVSSRLTGQHIQYVSPPHFLATASTLYLVSTTLSLMLSTHPKAKVFGALSLLSFAVAYGFYTTWFISVWCFFAALLSTAVYLHFLPRRTLRESFP, from the coding sequence ATGTGCTTTTCCGCCACAGCCAGCTTCGCAGTGGGCACCTACCTTCTCGGGGTCGGCACGCTGACCCTGAAGCAGCCGCGCCATCCGCGCGAACTGGCCTTCGCCGCCATCCCGCTGCTGTTCGCCGTCCAGCAGTTGAGCGAGGGCATCCTCTGGCTGACCTTCGAGCCCGCCATACCCTGGCTCAATGAGGCCATGACACAGGTGTATTCCTTCATGTCCCATGTGTTGTGGCCCATCTATGTCCCGGTCGCCGTGCTGTTGATCGAACCCCCCGGGCCGCGCCGGCGGGCGCTGCTCGCGCTGGTGGGCATAGGGGTCGCGGTGGGCGCCTTCCTGCTGTACCACCTGGTCGACTACCCGGTGAGCTCGCGGCTGACGGGGCAACACATCCAGTACGTCTCGCCGCCGCACTTTCTGGCTACCGCATCAACGCTGTACCTGGTGTCCACCACGCTCAGCCTGATGCTGTCCACGCATCCGAAAGCGAAGGTCTTCGGCGCCCTGTCACTGCTGTCCTTTGCTGTCGCCTATGGCTTCTACACCACCTGGTTCATTTCGGTCTGGTGCTTCTTTGCCGCCTTGTTGAGCACCGCGGTGTATTTGCATTTTCTTCCCCGTCGCACGCTGCGAGAGAGCTTCCCGTGA
- a CDS encoding universal stress protein, whose amino-acid sequence MYHRILVPLDGSATAERGLREAIGLAAEQKARLSLLHVADNFPMLVEMSSVTSSQEMLNDLRRYGEDVLAKAKRAAADAGVQADTLLREVTQGRIADVIIDETKKAGCGLIVMGTHGRRGFSRLTLGSEAERVVRSSTVPVLLVRLDEPKS is encoded by the coding sequence ATGTACCACCGAATCCTCGTTCCCCTCGATGGCAGTGCTACGGCTGAGCGCGGCCTGCGCGAAGCCATCGGCCTGGCCGCCGAGCAAAAAGCACGGCTGTCCCTGCTGCACGTGGCGGACAATTTTCCGATGCTTGTGGAGATGTCGTCCGTGACCAGCTCCCAGGAAATGCTGAACGACCTTCGCCGGTACGGAGAAGACGTGCTCGCCAAAGCCAAGCGTGCTGCCGCCGATGCCGGTGTGCAGGCCGACACCCTGCTGCGCGAGGTGACGCAGGGGCGCATTGCCGATGTGATCATCGATGAAACCAAAAAGGCCGGTTGCGGCCTGATCGTGATGGGCACCCATGGCCGTCGCGGCTTCAGCCGCCTGACCCTGGGCAGCGAGGCCGAACGGGTGGTGCGCAGCAGCACGGTGCCCGTGTTGCTGGTGCGGCTGGACGAGCCGAAGTCGTGA
- the phbB gene encoding acetoacetyl-CoA reductase — translation METTRRIAVVTGGTGGLGEAICRRLADDGFTVVALHSAGNKQVDDWLVAQQALGYHFATAAVDVTRFASCAAAVEAIRQQHGPVSVLVNNAGITRDASFRKMSEEAWDTVLRTNLDSMFNMTKQVIEDMLLLGWGRIVNISSVNGQRGAFGQANYAASKAGIHGFTKSLALEFASKNITVNTVSPGYLKTRMVEKVPPQVLQEKILPEIPAGRLGDPVEVAELVAYLVSQRAAFTTGANLSINGGQHMY, via the coding sequence ATGGAAACAACGCGACGCATCGCCGTGGTGACCGGCGGAACCGGCGGTCTCGGTGAGGCGATCTGCAGGCGCCTGGCCGACGATGGCTTCACCGTCGTGGCGCTGCACTCGGCGGGGAACAAGCAGGTGGACGACTGGCTGGTTGCGCAACAGGCGCTGGGCTACCATTTTGCAACCGCCGCGGTCGACGTCACGCGCTTCGCCTCCTGTGCCGCCGCGGTGGAGGCCATACGCCAACAGCATGGTCCCGTGTCGGTGCTGGTCAACAACGCCGGCATCACCCGCGACGCGAGCTTTCGCAAGATGTCTGAGGAAGCGTGGGACACGGTGCTGCGTACCAACCTCGACTCGATGTTCAACATGACCAAGCAGGTCATTGAAGACATGCTCCTGCTCGGATGGGGCCGTATTGTGAATATCTCGTCTGTCAATGGCCAACGCGGCGCTTTTGGTCAAGCCAACTATGCGGCGTCCAAAGCCGGAATCCATGGGTTCACGAAGTCGCTGGCCCTGGAGTTTGCCAGCAAAAACATCACCGTCAATACCGTCTCGCCGGGCTACCTGAAAACCCGCATGGTCGAGAAGGTGCCGCCGCAGGTGCTGCAGGAGAAAATATTGCCGGAGATTCCCGCCGGACGGCTTGGTGACCCGGTCGAGGTCGCGGAACTGGTGGCGTATCTGGTGTCGCAGCGCGCGGCCTTCACCACGGGCGCCAATTTGTCGATCAACGGTGGCCAGCACATGTACTGA
- a CDS encoding Hsp20/alpha crystallin family protein: MTTHLRVFEPGISDTFESALRRFFSPVPLDINPQAIQMRLDVSEKKDAYVVKADLPGVKKEDINVRIDGNIVQIDAEVKQEKETRGSDDKVLRSERYYGSVSRTFSLSQDVDDAKAVAKYADGVLTLELPKKTTAASKKLTVQ; the protein is encoded by the coding sequence ATGACAACTCATCTGCGTGTATTCGAACCCGGCATCAGCGACACCTTCGAGTCGGCCTTGCGCCGCTTCTTCTCGCCGGTCCCGCTGGACATCAACCCCCAGGCCATCCAGATGCGCCTGGACGTCTCGGAGAAAAAAGACGCCTACGTGGTCAAGGCAGACTTGCCCGGCGTCAAGAAAGAAGATATCAATGTGCGCATCGACGGCAACATCGTGCAGATCGACGCCGAGGTCAAGCAGGAAAAGGAAACCAGGGGCAGCGATGACAAGGTGCTGCGCAGCGAGCGCTACTACGGCAGCGTGTCGCGCACCTTCAGCCTGTCTCAGGACGTGGACGATGCCAAGGCCGTGGCAAAGTATGCCGACGGCGTACTGACGCTGGAACTACCAAAAAAAACCACTGCGGCGTCCAAGAAACTGACCGTGCAGTAA
- a CDS encoding BON domain-containing protein, with protein sequence MKTDAQLKADVTAELAWDAAINPIGIGVIARDGVVTLTGHLDTFAEKRAVERAVRRVSGVRGIALELDVKLSAEHQRSDSEIAQAASSALRWSSLVPDERVKVEVEDGWVTLTGEVDWGYQLASAEQCIRPLVGVRGLTSHIHIKPRASPRDIGAGITAALTRQATREARHLDIEVEGGVVTIKGKVHSLAEHDAAIGAAFAARGVSRVIDKLEVGA encoded by the coding sequence ATGAAAACAGATGCACAGCTCAAGGCCGACGTCACGGCGGAACTCGCCTGGGACGCGGCCATCAACCCCATAGGCATCGGGGTCATTGCCAGGGATGGCGTGGTGACACTCACGGGCCACCTCGACACCTTTGCTGAAAAGCGTGCCGTGGAGCGCGCGGTGCGCCGCGTCTCGGGAGTCCGCGGCATTGCCCTCGAGCTGGACGTCAAACTGTCTGCCGAGCATCAGCGAAGCGACTCCGAAATCGCGCAGGCCGCGTCGTCAGCACTGCGCTGGAGTTCGCTGGTTCCCGACGAGCGGGTGAAGGTCGAGGTCGAAGACGGCTGGGTGACCCTGACCGGCGAGGTTGACTGGGGCTACCAGCTCGCCAGCGCCGAGCAGTGCATCCGTCCGCTGGTCGGTGTACGTGGTCTGACCAGCCATATTCATATCAAGCCCCGTGCAAGTCCCAGGGACATCGGCGCGGGGATCACCGCGGCGCTCACACGGCAGGCAACGCGCGAGGCCCGGCACCTCGACATCGAGGTCGAAGGCGGCGTCGTCACGATCAAGGGCAAGGTGCACTCGCTGGCGGAGCATGACGCCGCCATAGGTGCCGCCTTCGCCGCCCGTGGCGTTTCGCGCGTGATCGACAAGCTGGAGGTCGGTGCCTAG
- a CDS encoding zinc-dependent alcohol dehydrogenase family protein: MFAMTADPAGRRLLAAHKPLPPTGEHDLLVRVLACGVCRTDLHIIDGELPPRRPQVVPGHEVVGQVVALGARAGRFTVGQRVGIPWLGGACGRCAFCAMDRENLCDVPVFTGYDRDGGFAEYAAANERFCLALPARYDDAHAAPLLCAGLIGFRAWCLAGADMPRRLGLYGFGAAAHIICQIAVAREQEVFAFTRAGDQAGQDFARSLGAVWAGGSPDAAPASLDAALIFAPAGELVPAALAATRKGGTVVCAGIHMSTIPAFDYRLLWGERVLKSVANLTRADGEAFFRLLEDLPLQTHVQTFALRDANAAVQALRAGAVNGAAVLIP; encoded by the coding sequence ATGTTCGCGATGACCGCCGACCCCGCCGGACGGCGACTGCTGGCGGCCCACAAACCGCTGCCGCCCACCGGCGAGCACGACCTGCTGGTGCGCGTGCTCGCTTGCGGGGTCTGCCGCACCGACCTGCACATCATCGACGGCGAACTGCCGCCGCGGCGGCCCCAGGTGGTTCCGGGGCATGAGGTGGTCGGGCAGGTGGTCGCCCTGGGCGCCAGGGCCGGGCGGTTCACCGTCGGGCAGCGTGTCGGCATCCCCTGGCTGGGCGGCGCCTGCGGCCGCTGCGCCTTCTGCGCCATGGACCGCGAAAACCTCTGCGACGTTCCGGTGTTCACCGGCTATGACCGCGACGGCGGTTTCGCCGAGTACGCTGCCGCCAACGAGCGTTTCTGCCTGGCCCTGCCGGCGCGCTACGACGACGCCCATGCAGCGCCCTTGCTGTGCGCCGGCCTGATCGGTTTTCGCGCCTGGTGCCTGGCCGGCGCAGACATGCCGCGCCGCCTGGGCCTGTACGGCTTCGGCGCTGCGGCTCACATCATCTGCCAGATCGCCGTGGCCCGGGAGCAGGAAGTGTTCGCCTTCACCCGCGCCGGCGATCAGGCCGGCCAGGATTTTGCCCGCAGCCTGGGCGCCGTGTGGGCCGGCGGTTCCCCGGACGCCGCACCGGCATCGCTGGACGCGGCACTCATCTTCGCGCCTGCGGGCGAACTGGTGCCGGCGGCCCTGGCCGCCACACGCAAGGGCGGGACCGTGGTCTGCGCCGGCATCCACATGAGTACCATCCCCGCCTTCGACTACCGGCTGCTCTGGGGCGAACGGGTACTCAAGTCGGTCGCCAACCTCACGCGCGCCGACGGTGAGGCCTTCTTCCGGCTGCTGGAGGATTTGCCGCTGCAAACCCATGTGCAGACCTTCGCACTGCGCGACGCCAATGCTGCGGTGCAGGCGCTGCGCGCCGGGGCGGTGAACGGGGCCGCGGTGCTCATTCCCTGA
- a CDS encoding PHA/PHB synthase family protein, translating to MALSNPRPEGQHALPPMDVPLKLWLARQAHGISPASLTLAYTDWLSHLLVSPSKQAELGASALRKWLLWLQYAPQPWQQDRPVSVESPSQDKRFSRPEWQAPPFNVLAQAFLQQQQWWAEAMTGVRGVSRHHEEVAAFITRQWLDMLSPSNFIATNPQVLKETLANGGVNLATGLANWSRDAVAVLTDGKPRGVEAFAPGQGVALTPGKVVFRNHLIELIQYEPVTAEVDTEPVLIVPSWIMKYYILDLTPDDSLVKYMVAQGHTVFMISWRNPDSGDRDLGMDDYLELGVMAALQAVRSVRPRARIHAMGYCLGGTLLAIAAAALAGSSPNLLKTVTLLAAQADFHEPGELGLFIDESQIAFVEDLMAEWGYLDERQMAGAFALINSKDLVWSKLVHEYLMGAHTPMTALRAWNADATRLPARMHSEYLRSLYLHNDLAAGRYRAAGQVVRLSHIELPLFVVATESDHVSPWHSVYKIHRLTSSPVSFVLSSGGHNVGIVNPPAGPAAHPQASYRIASHAPGKAPAHPGDWLDTAARREGSWWPGWHDWLNKHSSGKVKPPRVNAVMFEGAPLAAPGRYVHLD from the coding sequence ATGGCGCTTTCCAATCCGCGTCCCGAGGGGCAGCACGCACTGCCTCCCATGGACGTTCCCCTCAAGCTCTGGCTGGCCCGGCAGGCACACGGCATCTCGCCGGCGTCGCTTACCCTGGCCTATACCGACTGGCTCAGCCACCTGCTGGTTTCTCCGTCGAAGCAGGCCGAGCTGGGCGCCAGCGCCCTGCGCAAGTGGCTGCTGTGGCTGCAGTACGCGCCGCAGCCCTGGCAACAGGATCGCCCCGTGAGCGTGGAGTCCCCGTCGCAGGACAAGCGCTTTTCGCGGCCCGAGTGGCAGGCGCCGCCGTTCAACGTTCTGGCGCAGGCCTTTTTGCAGCAGCAGCAGTGGTGGGCCGAGGCCATGACTGGCGTTCGGGGTGTGTCCCGGCACCATGAGGAGGTGGCAGCCTTCATCACCCGCCAGTGGCTGGACATGCTGTCGCCTTCCAATTTCATCGCCACCAATCCCCAGGTCCTGAAGGAGACGCTGGCCAATGGCGGCGTCAACCTTGCCACCGGGCTGGCCAACTGGTCGCGCGATGCGGTCGCCGTCCTCACCGATGGCAAGCCGCGCGGCGTCGAGGCCTTCGCGCCCGGACAGGGCGTGGCGCTGACGCCGGGCAAGGTGGTGTTCAGAAACCACCTGATCGAGCTGATCCAGTACGAGCCCGTCACGGCCGAGGTGGACACCGAGCCCGTGCTCATTGTCCCGTCATGGATCATGAAGTACTACATCCTCGACCTGACGCCCGACGATTCGCTGGTCAAATACATGGTGGCGCAGGGGCACACCGTCTTCATGATTTCATGGCGGAACCCCGACAGCGGTGATCGGGACCTTGGCATGGATGACTACCTGGAGCTGGGGGTGATGGCGGCCCTGCAGGCTGTGCGCTCAGTGCGGCCACGTGCGCGTATCCACGCGATGGGCTACTGCCTGGGCGGAACACTGCTGGCCATCGCGGCAGCGGCCCTGGCCGGCAGCAGCCCCAACCTGCTGAAGACGGTGACGCTGCTGGCGGCGCAGGCCGATTTCCACGAGCCTGGCGAGCTGGGGCTGTTCATCGACGAGAGCCAGATCGCGTTTGTCGAAGACCTGATGGCCGAGTGGGGTTACCTCGACGAGCGGCAGATGGCGGGTGCCTTCGCGCTGATCAACTCCAAGGACCTGGTCTGGTCCAAGCTGGTCCATGAATACCTGATGGGGGCGCACACGCCCATGACGGCGCTGCGGGCCTGGAATGCCGATGCAACGCGCCTGCCCGCCCGCATGCACAGCGAGTACCTGCGCAGCCTGTACCTGCACAACGACCTGGCCGCGGGCCGCTACCGCGCTGCCGGCCAGGTGGTGAGGCTGTCCCACATCGAGCTGCCGCTCTTTGTGGTCGCGACCGAGAGCGACCATGTCTCGCCCTGGCACTCGGTGTACAAGATTCACCGCCTGACCTCCAGCCCGGTCAGCTTTGTGCTGAGTTCCGGTGGCCACAACGTGGGCATCGTCAATCCACCCGCAGGGCCTGCCGCCCATCCGCAGGCCAGCTACCGCATCGCCTCCCATGCGCCGGGCAAGGCGCCTGCCCATCCCGGGGACTGGCTCGACACGGCGGCGCGGCGTGAGGGGTCATGGTGGCCGGGCTGGCATGACTGGCTGAACAAGCACTCATCGGGCAAGGTCAAACCACCCCGCGTCAACGCGGTTATGTTCGAGGGCGCTCCGCTGGCAGCGCCCGGCCGCTACGTGCACCTCGACTGA
- a CDS encoding phasin family protein, translated as MSTKTTQRAPPHEATAADFAPWNLLANLGRLQFALMADSASAMFRGSEAIRKVQQQAAHQAAVHHESAAQRLRDPHGPAELLTIESDLLRFDMQEAAHYWQQIATAMMKTQLEMMGCASHLLGSSAGDSFKPAIEAWQASLSASLDGAGSRPTTH; from the coding sequence ATGAGTACCAAAACCACTCAGCGTGCGCCGCCCCACGAGGCGACCGCTGCCGATTTCGCCCCCTGGAACCTGCTCGCCAACCTCGGTCGCCTGCAGTTCGCGCTGATGGCTGACAGCGCGAGCGCCATGTTCCGCGGTTCCGAAGCCATCCGCAAAGTCCAGCAACAGGCCGCGCACCAGGCCGCGGTCCACCACGAGTCGGCTGCACAAAGGCTGCGCGACCCGCACGGGCCTGCCGAGCTGCTCACCATTGAGTCGGACCTGCTGCGTTTCGATATGCAGGAGGCGGCCCACTACTGGCAGCAGATCGCGACAGCCATGATGAAGACCCAGCTGGAAATGATGGGCTGCGCCAGCCACCTGCTGGGCTCCAGCGCCGGCGACAGCTTCAAGCCGGCGATTGAAGCCTGGCAAGCCAGTCTTTCCGCCTCCCTGGATGGCGCGGGAAGCCGGCCGACGACGCATTAA
- a CDS encoding TraR/DksA family transcriptional regulator, with the protein METYDSSQAPRFRLLLTQREAELRAVLRAAGSLSDEAAESESHDVTDFKDVATEQSLATVADAKVDHAAHELEQVLAALRRLDDATNGKSPGYGHCLDCGEAIDLRRLAALPATPYCTACQAIHEHERQPALRR; encoded by the coding sequence ATGGAAACCTACGACAGCAGCCAGGCACCGCGTTTTCGTCTGCTTCTCACCCAGCGCGAGGCCGAGTTGCGCGCGGTCCTGCGCGCCGCCGGCAGCCTGTCAGACGAAGCTGCCGAATCCGAGTCACACGATGTTACGGATTTCAAGGACGTGGCAACGGAACAGTCACTGGCGACGGTCGCCGACGCAAAGGTGGACCATGCCGCCCATGAACTCGAGCAGGTGCTGGCCGCGCTTCGCCGGCTGGACGACGCCACCAACGGCAAATCCCCGGGCTACGGCCATTGCCTGGACTGCGGCGAGGCCATCGATCTGCGACGCCTTGCGGCCCTGCCGGCCACCCCCTACTGCACCGCCTGCCAGGCCATTCATGAGCATGAACGGCAGCCGGCGCTGCGGCGCTGA